The following proteins come from a genomic window of Methanosarcina sp. MTP4:
- the truA gene encoding tRNA pseudouridine(38-40) synthase TruA produces MRVALKLAYIGTEFHGSQIQPNVDTVEGEIFKALRNLQIIEGPKSANYTCAGRTDAGVHALEQVVAFDTDKPNLAIPRVINSELPPSVWTWAHAEVSPSFDARRDAVSRRYRYVMSGEEYDISKMREASKLLLGTHDFANFSKADGDKSTVRTMERIEVRVDGELTKIDVTGNAFLWNMVRKIVTALTMIGNGVRDEDWLLQMLNPEIYEEGIEPAPAHGLTLMEIKYPFHLEWAEDSYSIRRANEQNYKNILRHRVMAEVIEELIFKE; encoded by the coding sequence ATGAGAGTTGCTTTAAAACTTGCATACATAGGCACCGAGTTCCACGGCTCCCAGATCCAACCCAATGTTGACACCGTGGAAGGGGAGATCTTCAAAGCTCTCCGGAATCTCCAAATCATCGAAGGTCCCAAATCTGCCAATTACACATGTGCGGGCAGGACCGACGCAGGAGTCCATGCTCTTGAACAGGTCGTTGCTTTTGATACCGATAAGCCTAACCTTGCAATCCCAAGAGTCATCAATTCCGAACTTCCCCCCTCTGTCTGGACCTGGGCTCATGCGGAAGTTTCCCCCTCCTTTGACGCCAGGCGGGATGCAGTTTCCAGGCGCTACCGCTACGTGATGAGTGGGGAAGAATACGACATCTCAAAGATGAGGGAGGCTTCAAAGCTCCTTCTGGGGACCCACGATTTTGCGAACTTTTCCAAAGCTGACGGGGACAAGAGTACGGTCCGTACCATGGAGCGTATTGAAGTGCGGGTTGACGGGGAGCTTACAAAAATCGATGTAACCGGTAATGCCTTTCTCTGGAACATGGTCCGGAAAATCGTAACCGCCCTTACCATGATTGGAAACGGGGTCAGGGATGAGGACTGGCTGCTCCAGATGCTCAATCCCGAAATCTACGAAGAAGGAATCGAACCTGCTCCTGCACACGGGTTGACCCTCATGGAAATCAAATATCCTTTCCACCTAGAGTGGGCAGAGGACAGCTACTCCATCCGTAGGGCAAACGAACAGAACTACAAGAATATCCTCAGGCACAGGGTAATGGCTGAAGTGATCGAGGAACTTATTTTCAAGGAATAA
- a CDS encoding YunC family protein, producing MLIEQVKLEKGCALGLCFKMQKYPLLVLSAEKGFLMCGYLDINAAEALGDTAAKVKGVQSFEDMLKAKVVEATPKARELGVEPGMTGREALEKMF from the coding sequence ATGCTCATAGAACAGGTTAAGCTTGAAAAAGGATGTGCCCTTGGCCTCTGTTTTAAAATGCAGAAATATCCCCTGCTGGTCCTCAGCGCAGAGAAGGGATTCCTGATGTGCGGGTACCTTGACATCAATGCCGCAGAAGCCCTTGGAGATACCGCAGCAAAGGTAAAGGGTGTACAGAGTTTCGAGGACATGCTGAAAGCAAAAGTTGTCGAAGCAACGCCAAAAGCAAGGGAACTTGGGGTAGAACCCGGCATGACAGGCAGGGAAGCCCTGGAGAAAATGTTTTAA
- a CDS encoding protease inhibitor I42 family protein codes for MVAQIFTESNNNDTVTVRFGETFLIKLRDEPAEHLYSKENEHSAHTVWEMQAGRGLKLLTDQFIPDIPDTTTVPGVHEWEYEAVETGSWKVEGKYTIYRFGGEKKYRLNVEVV; via the coding sequence ATGGTGGCCCAGATATTTACAGAATCTAACAATAATGACACAGTTACTGTCCGCTTCGGAGAAACCTTTTTGATCAAACTTCGGGATGAGCCTGCAGAACATCTTTACAGCAAGGAGAATGAACATTCTGCTCATACCGTTTGGGAAATGCAGGCAGGCAGGGGCCTCAAACTGCTCACGGACCAGTTTATCCCGGATATCCCTGATACGACGACGGTGCCCGGAGTTCATGAGTGGGAATACGAGGCCGTAGAAACAGGGTCCTGGAAAGTCGAGGGGAAGTATACTATTTATCGCTTCGGGGGCGAAAAAAAGTACAGGTTAAATGTAGAAGTTGTCTGA
- a CDS encoding Xaa-Pro peptidase family protein translates to MSEPEFSIKDILENSGADAYLMTGDIHSADIYYATRFLASDAFGYLQTGEGKEILFISEMERGRAELESRIPEIRTLQDFGYMEKIKEKKDGALAYAACLSELISEAGAKKIAVPYDFPVFYSNFLAEAGFSIVPVKSPFRKMRSQKRPDEVEAVKYAQRAGEKAMEAAIELIRGAQEKDGILYHEGKELTGEKVLSAIDHALLDFGCEAEETIVSCGEDTSNPHGTTAGPLRANAPIILDIFPRSKKKRYFADMTRTVLRGEASEELKAIYEAVLAAQEKGLGMVKAGVSAADVHNAVCDVLEERGYDTYRSGAKVGFTHSTGHGVGLDIHELPGVGENSAVLEEGNVITVEPGLYYPGIGGIRLEDMVLVTKNGCENLTKLEKNFVL, encoded by the coding sequence ATGTCAGAACCAGAATTCAGCATTAAAGATATCCTTGAAAATTCCGGAGCAGACGCATACCTTATGACGGGAGACATCCATTCCGCAGACATCTACTACGCAACCCGTTTCCTGGCATCGGACGCTTTCGGGTACCTGCAGACCGGAGAGGGAAAAGAGATCCTTTTTATTTCGGAGATGGAACGCGGGAGAGCCGAACTTGAGTCAAGGATCCCCGAAATCCGGACTTTGCAGGACTTCGGATACATGGAAAAAATCAAGGAGAAAAAAGATGGAGCCCTGGCTTATGCTGCCTGCCTTTCCGAACTTATCTCGGAAGCAGGAGCAAAAAAAATCGCAGTACCCTATGATTTCCCTGTTTTTTACTCGAACTTCCTTGCCGAAGCAGGCTTCTCCATAGTCCCGGTAAAGAGCCCCTTCAGGAAGATGAGAAGCCAGAAAAGGCCCGATGAAGTGGAAGCCGTAAAGTATGCCCAGAGAGCCGGAGAGAAGGCAATGGAGGCTGCCATAGAACTCATCAGGGGTGCACAGGAGAAAGACGGAATCCTCTACCACGAGGGAAAGGAGCTTACAGGAGAGAAAGTGCTCTCTGCGATAGACCACGCCCTGCTGGACTTTGGCTGCGAGGCGGAAGAGACCATCGTCTCCTGCGGAGAAGACACTTCAAACCCCCATGGGACCACCGCCGGACCACTCAGGGCAAATGCCCCAATCATCCTGGACATTTTTCCCAGAAGCAAGAAAAAACGTTATTTTGCAGACATGACGCGCACCGTGCTCAGGGGAGAAGCTTCGGAAGAGCTGAAAGCCATATATGAAGCCGTGCTTGCAGCCCAGGAGAAAGGGCTGGGAATGGTAAAAGCCGGAGTGTCGGCGGCTGATGTCCACAATGCAGTCTGTGACGTGCTGGAAGAACGGGGCTACGACACCTACAGAAGCGGGGCAAAGGTAGGCTTCACCCATTCCACAGGGCACGGAGTCGGGCTCGATATCCACGAACTGCCTGGAGTAGGAGAAAACAGTGCCGTGCTTGAAGAGGGAAATGTAATCACCGTCGAACCCGGGCTGTACTATCCGGGAATCGGAGGAATCCGGCTCGAAGACATGGTACTTGTGACCAAAAATGGTTGTGAGAACCTGACAAAATTAGAAAAGAACTTTGTATTATAA
- a CDS encoding helicase HerA domain-containing protein, with amino-acid sequence MIGSSFVKTGFGKYRVLGNEDNRGEGLLFLGNYLALDRSKGAPVFLDALRPHAVLICGKRGYGKSYTMGCILEELALLPPALAKNLASLVIDTMGIFWTIRNQNTFEAGKLKQWNLEPSGIEAEVFVPAGKAEEYEKRGIKVTPFSISISGLSGGQWCRLFNVDEVSSLGVLVVRAIESLKEKNEAYSFKDIITEVLRDERSDSVSKGAAENYFRAVDSWGVFEKEGTRLSELVSGGKTSVLDVSTLENENVCAAVVSILAGRLYAKRLEARRAYEKRLMGGGREEEKTGKEKEKAGREGGKEGAEGKREEIEVEGEAEGEVEGEAEGEVEGEVEGEEFPMVWLFIDEAHIFLPAGTETLASEVLINRCLRQGRQPGLSLILATQRPSGLHTDVISQSDLLICHRLTASDDIIALEAARPLYMQEGIRGHIKKMGSERGAALIVDDHSESVHLVRMRPRRSWHGGGEPSALMPGVKAEKREETTI; translated from the coding sequence ATTATCGGGTCTTCATTTGTAAAAACAGGTTTCGGAAAATACCGCGTACTTGGAAATGAGGATAACAGGGGGGAGGGACTGCTGTTCCTCGGGAACTACCTGGCTCTTGACCGCTCCAAAGGAGCACCCGTATTCCTTGATGCCCTGAGACCCCATGCAGTCCTGATCTGCGGGAAAAGAGGATACGGGAAGTCCTATACTATGGGCTGCATACTGGAAGAACTCGCCCTTCTACCTCCCGCCCTTGCAAAAAACCTGGCATCCCTGGTTATTGATACCATGGGAATTTTCTGGACAATAAGAAACCAGAACACGTTTGAAGCCGGGAAACTCAAACAATGGAACCTTGAGCCTTCCGGAATTGAGGCAGAGGTCTTCGTACCTGCAGGAAAAGCGGAAGAATACGAGAAACGGGGCATAAAGGTCACGCCATTTTCAATCTCGATCTCCGGACTTTCAGGAGGCCAGTGGTGCAGGTTATTTAACGTAGATGAGGTTTCGTCCCTGGGAGTGCTGGTTGTAAGAGCAATAGAATCTCTTAAAGAGAAGAATGAAGCGTACTCTTTCAAAGACATAATTACAGAAGTACTCCGGGACGAGCGTTCGGATTCTGTCTCCAAGGGAGCCGCAGAAAACTATTTCAGAGCCGTTGATTCCTGGGGAGTATTCGAAAAGGAAGGGACCCGGCTGTCGGAACTCGTAAGCGGTGGAAAGACCTCTGTCCTTGACGTAAGCACCCTTGAAAATGAGAATGTCTGTGCAGCCGTGGTTTCCATTCTTGCAGGCAGGCTCTATGCAAAAAGGCTTGAGGCCAGGCGGGCATATGAAAAGAGGCTCATGGGAGGAGGAAGGGAGGAAGAAAAAACCGGAAAAGAGAAAGAGAAGGCAGGAAGAGAGGGAGGCAAAGAAGGGGCAGAAGGAAAAAGAGAAGAAATTGAAGTAGAAGGTGAAGCAGAAGGTGAAGTAGAAGGTGAAGCAGAAGGTGAAGTAGAAGGTGAAGTAGAAGGAGAGGAGTTTCCCATGGTCTGGCTCTTCATAGACGAAGCCCATATCTTCCTGCCCGCGGGAACTGAAACCCTTGCTTCGGAAGTACTGATCAACAGGTGTCTGAGGCAGGGGAGGCAGCCGGGGTTGTCCCTGATCCTCGCCACCCAGAGGCCTTCAGGCCTGCATACGGATGTGATATCACAAAGCGACCTTTTGATCTGCCACCGCCTCACTGCAAGTGACGACATCATTGCCCTGGAAGCCGCACGCCCCCTCTACATGCAGGAGGGTATCAGGGGACATATAAAGAAAATGGGAAGTGAGAGGGGAGCTGCCCTGATCGTGGACGACCATTCCGAATCCGTACACCTGGTCCGGATGCGCCCCCGGCGGAGCTGGCACGGAGGGGGAGAGCCAAGCGCCCTGATGCCCGGAGTGAAGGCAGAAAAAAGAGAAGAAACAACAATATGA
- a CDS encoding formate--phosphoribosylaminoimidazolecarboxamide ligase — MITKQQVLEFLKNYDMENITIATVCSHSSLQIFDGARKEGFRTLGICVGKPPKFYEAFPKAKPDEYLIVDSYEDIMNKVEELREKNVIIIPHGSFVAYLGTESFAEMAVPTFGNRAVLEWESDRDMEREWLLGAGIHMPGKIDDPREINGPVMVKYHGAKGGKGFFIAKTYEEFEELVDRTQKYTIQEFITGTRYYLHYFYSPIRDEGYTLSEGSLELLSMDRRVESNADEIFRLGSPRELVESGIRPTYVVTGNVPLVARESLLPLIFSLGERVVEESLGLFGGMIGAFCLETVFTDELEIKVFEISARIVAGTNLYVTGSPYSDLIEEDMSTGRRIAREIKLAAEAGKLDKIIS, encoded by the coding sequence ATGATCACAAAACAGCAGGTTCTCGAATTTCTTAAAAACTACGATATGGAAAACATTACAATTGCAACCGTCTGTTCTCACTCGAGCCTTCAGATCTTTGATGGAGCAAGGAAGGAAGGCTTCAGAACCCTCGGGATCTGCGTGGGCAAGCCCCCAAAATTCTATGAGGCTTTCCCGAAGGCAAAACCTGATGAGTACCTTATTGTAGATAGTTATGAAGACATAATGAACAAAGTAGAAGAACTCCGGGAAAAAAATGTCATTATAATCCCTCACGGTTCCTTTGTCGCCTATCTCGGTACTGAGAGTTTTGCGGAAATGGCAGTCCCAACCTTTGGAAACAGGGCTGTCCTTGAATGGGAGTCGGACCGGGACATGGAAAGGGAATGGCTGCTCGGAGCTGGCATTCACATGCCCGGAAAAATCGATGACCCAAGAGAAATCAACGGGCCTGTGATGGTTAAGTACCACGGAGCAAAGGGAGGCAAAGGGTTTTTCATTGCAAAGACCTATGAAGAGTTTGAGGAACTCGTGGACCGTACCCAGAAATATACCATCCAGGAATTCATAACCGGAACCCGTTACTACCTGCACTACTTCTACTCCCCCATCCGGGACGAGGGATACACTTTGAGCGAGGGAAGCCTTGAACTCCTTAGCATGGACCGGAGAGTGGAATCCAACGCTGACGAAATTTTCAGGCTCGGCTCCCCCCGGGAACTTGTCGAATCAGGCATCAGGCCAACCTACGTTGTCACCGGAAACGTCCCCCTCGTAGCAAGGGAATCACTCCTGCCCCTTATCTTTTCCCTTGGGGAAAGAGTAGTGGAAGAGTCCCTGGGCCTCTTCGGCGGGATGATCGGCGCCTTCTGCCTTGAAACCGTCTTCACCGACGAACTGGAAATCAAGGTATTCGAAATCTCGGCCAGGATTGTAGCAGGGACAAACCTTTATGTTACCGGCTCCCCGTACTCGGACCTGATCGAGGAAGACATGTCCACGGGAAGAAGGATCGCCCGGGAAATAAAACTGGCAGCAGAAGCAGGAAAACTTGATAAAATAATTTCCTGA
- a CDS encoding winged helix-turn-helix domain-containing protein: protein MLFLKDGSKSIDEITKLLDSPSASVLPQIKKLKDNRLVLQDGKYYSLSKIGVIVTEKMSPLVGILEVFEDNPDYWINQELSGIPPFLLPRLGELSPYKVIEPELHRIFEPPEEFLDSLMKSRDVMRFTSYFQPSFAEIHAELLMKKTNISIIVTENFFERVVNDYPEELENFLFPENSRLFVYKGSSSLASVTVTERFMAITLTDKKGRPDQRFLISSEKNAIEWGKELCTYYRDLSEEIQKEDAARFLSGSEK from the coding sequence ATGCTCTTTCTGAAGGATGGCTCTAAAAGTATCGATGAAATTACCAAATTGCTTGATTCTCCTTCGGCTTCGGTCCTTCCGCAGATCAAAAAATTGAAGGATAACAGGCTGGTTCTGCAGGACGGAAAGTACTACAGCCTTTCCAAAATAGGAGTCATTGTTACTGAAAAAATGAGCCCTCTGGTGGGAATCCTTGAAGTTTTTGAAGATAATCCCGACTACTGGATCAATCAGGAACTGAGCGGGATTCCTCCATTCCTGCTCCCGAGGCTCGGAGAACTGAGTCCCTACAAAGTGATTGAACCCGAACTGCACAGGATATTCGAGCCTCCTGAGGAGTTTTTAGATTCCCTCATGAAGTCCAGGGATGTCATGCGTTTTACCTCTTATTTCCAGCCCTCCTTTGCCGAAATTCACGCGGAACTCCTGATGAAAAAAACTAATATCTCCATCATAGTTACCGAAAATTTCTTCGAAAGGGTTGTAAATGATTACCCTGAAGAACTTGAAAATTTCCTGTTCCCGGAAAATTCCAGACTCTTTGTCTACAAAGGGAGCTCCTCCCTGGCCTCGGTTACGGTAACCGAGAGGTTTATGGCAATTACCCTGACCGATAAAAAAGGCAGACCTGACCAGAGATTCCTTATAAGTTCCGAGAAAAACGCAATTGAATGGGGGAAGGAACTTTGTACGTATTACAGGGACCTGTCTGAAGAAATCCAGAAAGAAGACGCTGCCCGTTTCCTCTCCGGTAGTGAGAAATAA
- a CDS encoding methionine adenosyltransferase, protein MARNIRVEQLIQTPVEKQQIELVERKGIGHPDSISDGLAEAVSRALCKEYIEKCGVVLHHNTDETQIVAGRSHPKFGGGEILQPIYILLVGRATKEFEGVELATESVALKAARDYLRNTVVNLDQEKDVILDCKLGTGSSDLRDVFRRDRVPVANDTSFGVGHAPFSELENIVYNAERQLITDLKPKIPGIGEDIKVMGLRDGDDITLTTCCGMVGRHVDDLDHYINIKEEMKTYLEDVSSRYTERNVEVQINTADDLKTGSVFLTVTGTSAEMGDDGSVGRGNRCNGLITPNRPMSMEATSGKNPINHIGKIYNLLSTQMAKDIVKEVPEVHDIYIRLLSQIGKPIDQPLVASAQIIPEDGSSFSKVKAEAEAVMDDWLSNVTKITDMVVKGELDTF, encoded by the coding sequence ATGGCCCGAAATATCAGAGTAGAACAGCTCATACAAACCCCTGTAGAAAAACAACAGATAGAGCTTGTAGAACGCAAAGGGATAGGGCACCCAGACAGCATCTCGGACGGGCTGGCGGAAGCCGTCAGCCGCGCCTTATGCAAGGAGTACATAGAAAAGTGCGGGGTTGTGCTCCACCACAATACTGATGAAACCCAGATCGTAGCAGGAAGATCCCACCCCAAATTTGGCGGAGGAGAAATTCTGCAGCCCATCTACATTCTCCTTGTTGGCAGGGCCACAAAAGAGTTTGAAGGCGTCGAACTTGCCACGGAATCCGTGGCTCTCAAAGCTGCCCGGGATTACCTGAGAAACACAGTCGTTAACCTTGACCAGGAAAAGGATGTAATTCTGGACTGCAAACTAGGGACAGGGTCTTCGGACCTCAGGGATGTTTTCCGCCGAGACAGAGTTCCGGTTGCAAACGACACTTCCTTCGGGGTAGGGCATGCTCCGTTTTCAGAACTTGAGAACATCGTCTACAACGCCGAAAGGCAGCTCATTACCGACCTGAAACCCAAAATCCCCGGTATTGGGGAAGATATCAAGGTCATGGGTCTCAGGGACGGAGACGATATCACCCTTACCACCTGCTGCGGCATGGTAGGAAGGCACGTAGACGACCTGGACCACTATATAAACATAAAAGAAGAAATGAAGACCTATTTGGAAGACGTCTCCAGCCGCTATACGGAAAGAAACGTAGAAGTCCAGATCAACACCGCCGACGACCTGAAAACGGGAAGTGTTTTCCTTACCGTCACCGGGACCTCGGCTGAGATGGGAGACGACGGCTCGGTAGGTCGCGGAAACCGCTGCAATGGGCTGATCACCCCGAACAGGCCTATGAGCATGGAAGCCACCAGCGGGAAGAACCCGATCAACCACATAGGAAAGATCTACAACCTCCTCTCAACCCAGATGGCAAAGGACATTGTAAAAGAGGTCCCGGAGGTGCATGACATTTACATCAGGCTGCTCTCCCAGATCGGAAAGCCCATAGACCAGCCCCTGGTAGCAAGTGCCCAGATCATCCCCGAAGACGGCAGTTCCTTCTCCAAGGTTAAAGCCGAAGCCGAAGCTGTCATGGACGACTGGCTTTCAAACGTGACAAAAATCACCGATATGGTTGTAAAAGGAGAACTGGATACTTTCTGA
- a CDS encoding transcriptional regulator — translation MKELEDRNGFPEVEGHLNGPGFPDGEEIRESGDRVMVLPVNEDSRKITQTLSNETSLKVLELLGKKSLSATDIAEELKIPLTTVKYNLDSLVDSDLIKVKQIKWSRKGRQVKIYEAMEKLIILVPSRNPVDKISIINLLQQYIGVIAAAFFAAAGIEYLSAYLKARKVFQATAPLRLGVMEDGNAPVPAAVIANDTSGGDVGEAGEPGLMDVGIESFSEEEAAPQNEAQSEAPDVAPKEANEAFTGESPEEEPVDEEVMEESLKEEFASEDAPVDDASEDVMDDAPVEDVATEETMEAEYVEEAPVEEPVDEGVMEDASVEEAAEGMDVPDTDSMDGIEGLDGMGGMDDLPPVPPEGITHLGGIHGLYDTLSLHPGVWFLLGCLFVVCLMIVREVYYKKKTK, via the coding sequence ATGAAAGAGCTGGAAGATAGAAACGGGTTTCCGGAAGTTGAAGGGCACCTTAATGGACCAGGGTTCCCGGATGGCGAGGAGATTCGGGAAAGCGGAGACAGGGTGATGGTGCTCCCCGTAAACGAAGATTCAAGAAAGATTACCCAAACCCTCTCCAACGAAACATCGCTGAAGGTCCTTGAACTGCTCGGAAAAAAGAGCCTGTCTGCGACCGATATTGCGGAGGAGCTGAAAATTCCTCTGACTACGGTGAAGTATAACCTTGACTCCCTTGTGGACTCCGACCTCATCAAGGTCAAGCAGATCAAATGGAGCCGAAAGGGTCGTCAGGTTAAGATCTACGAGGCGATGGAAAAACTTATTATCCTGGTCCCTTCCAGAAATCCTGTTGATAAAATTTCCATCATAAACCTGCTGCAGCAGTACATAGGAGTAATTGCAGCGGCGTTTTTTGCGGCCGCAGGAATCGAATACCTCTCAGCGTACCTCAAAGCAAGAAAGGTCTTCCAGGCCACCGCTCCTCTAAGGTTGGGGGTAATGGAAGACGGCAATGCCCCTGTTCCGGCAGCCGTGATAGCTAACGATACTTCCGGAGGAGATGTCGGGGAAGCCGGAGAACCCGGGTTAATGGATGTGGGAATCGAATCCTTTTCTGAAGAAGAGGCAGCTCCACAGAATGAAGCTCAGAGTGAGGCGCCGGATGTAGCTCCGAAGGAAGCAAACGAAGCTTTTACAGGCGAATCCCCGGAAGAAGAACCCGTTGATGAAGAGGTCATGGAAGAGTCTCTGAAAGAAGAGTTTGCTTCCGAAGACGCCCCGGTTGATGACGCCTCTGAAGACGTAATGGATGACGCCCCTGTTGAAGATGTGGCTACTGAAGAAACGATGGAAGCGGAGTACGTCGAAGAAGCTCCTGTAGAAGAACCCGTTGATGAAGGGGTCATGGAAGACGCTTCCGTCGAAGAAGCCGCTGAAGGTATGGACGTTCCCGACACGGACAGCATGGACGGGATAGAGGGGCTGGATGGAATGGGTGGTATGGACGATCTGCCTCCTGTTCCCCCTGAAGGAATTACCCATCTCGGGGGTATCCACGGGCTTTACGATACGCTTTCTTTGCATCCGGGGGTCTGGTTCCTTCTTGGCTGCCTCTTCGTTGTGTGCTTGATGATCGTACGAGAAGTCTATTATAAGAAAAAGACCAAGTAA
- a CDS encoding TRM11 family methyltransferase: MLYAFELSGEHEKLPAAEVLACLEIEGLEYRVHSLMDQCLVVDITGEETELEKTLKSKMTERLAMTHHILKVIGISESRPEAILELAEAFKPAAFIREGQNFVVRAKRIKHHVDFPGEPLEKKIGGCIYRKGFRANLNNPDIEFRLILSEKTVFGALISSVNRSAYEARNPQNKPFFHPGVLMPRVARALVNLSRTLPGELFLDPFCGTAGILVEAGLLGSRVIGIDAQEKLVQGARMNLEAFETDYALMEGDACRIPLKAESVNAVVTDPPYGRSAAILAESLEVLYAGALSEIYRVLKPGGIAIVVSDKAAFEYGEKAGLRVLEIHAQRVHRSLTRTITIFQKD; the protein is encoded by the coding sequence ATGTTATACGCTTTCGAACTCTCAGGTGAACACGAAAAACTGCCCGCTGCCGAAGTCCTTGCCTGCCTTGAAATCGAAGGGCTGGAATACAGAGTACATTCTCTGATGGACCAGTGCCTTGTTGTGGACATAACTGGCGAAGAAACAGAGCTTGAAAAGACTCTCAAGAGTAAGATGACGGAAAGGCTTGCAATGACCCACCACATACTGAAAGTGATAGGGATTTCAGAAAGCAGGCCGGAAGCAATCCTGGAACTTGCCGAAGCCTTCAAACCAGCCGCTTTTATCCGGGAAGGACAAAACTTCGTAGTCCGGGCAAAGAGGATTAAACACCATGTGGACTTCCCTGGCGAACCCCTGGAAAAGAAGATCGGAGGTTGTATTTACCGGAAAGGATTCCGGGCAAACCTCAACAACCCGGATATCGAATTCCGGCTTATCCTGAGCGAGAAAACCGTGTTCGGAGCACTTATATCGTCCGTGAACAGAAGCGCTTACGAAGCCAGGAACCCCCAGAACAAGCCCTTTTTTCACCCCGGTGTCCTTATGCCCAGGGTCGCCCGCGCCCTTGTAAACCTTTCCCGGACACTTCCCGGAGAGCTCTTCCTTGACCCCTTCTGCGGCACCGCAGGCATCCTTGTGGAAGCCGGACTCCTGGGATCCAGGGTAATTGGAATCGACGCCCAGGAAAAACTCGTCCAGGGAGCAAGGATGAACCTGGAAGCCTTCGAAACGGATTATGCCCTGATGGAAGGAGACGCATGCAGGATCCCCCTGAAAGCCGAATCCGTGAACGCAGTCGTCACCGACCCTCCCTACGGACGTTCGGCAGCCATCCTTGCAGAGTCCCTGGAAGTACTTTATGCCGGCGCCCTTTCGGAAATTTACCGTGTCCTGAAGCCCGGAGGAATCGCCATTGTGGTCTCGGACAAGGCAGCGTTCGAATACGGGGAAAAGGCAGGCCTCAGGGTGCTTGAAATCCATGCCCAGAGAGTGCACCGAAGCCTCACCCGGACAATTACGATTTTTCAAAAAGATTAA
- the map gene encoding type II methionyl aminopeptidase: protein MTDNVQNREDILEKYREAGRILSKVRAEAADMIKVGGSLLEVAEFVENKTIELGGKPAFPCNISRNEEAAHATPKVGDTDVFGKDMVKLDLGVHVDGYIADSAITVDLSGNPDIVKAAETGLQAAIDTVRPGVNTGEIGAAIENAIRSYDLSPILNLTGHGLSQYEAHADPSVPNKHVEGGTVLKEGDVLAIEPFATDGAGAVHDGSYTEIYSLIQKKPVRMPAVRKVLKQVEEYRTLPFAKRWLESDKLEFVLIQLEKARILHGYPVLLESGGGMVAQAEHTLIVSSDGCEVTTK, encoded by the coding sequence ATGACCGATAACGTGCAAAACAGGGAAGATATCCTTGAAAAATACAGGGAAGCGGGAAGAATCCTTAGCAAGGTTCGGGCCGAAGCCGCAGATATGATAAAGGTAGGAGGCAGCCTGCTTGAAGTTGCGGAGTTTGTAGAAAACAAAACCATTGAACTTGGAGGAAAACCGGCTTTTCCCTGCAACATCTCAAGAAACGAAGAGGCGGCCCACGCAACCCCGAAAGTGGGGGACACGGACGTCTTCGGGAAAGATATGGTAAAGCTGGACCTCGGAGTCCATGTAGACGGGTACATTGCAGACTCTGCAATTACGGTGGACCTCTCAGGGAACCCGGACATCGTGAAAGCCGCAGAAACCGGGCTCCAGGCAGCCATCGATACTGTCAGGCCGGGAGTCAACACAGGAGAAATCGGGGCCGCAATCGAGAACGCCATCAGGAGCTATGACCTGAGCCCCATCCTCAACCTTACGGGACACGGGCTTTCTCAGTATGAAGCGCACGCTGATCCATCCGTCCCGAACAAACACGTTGAAGGAGGCACAGTCCTTAAAGAAGGAGACGTGCTTGCTATCGAGCCTTTCGCAACAGACGGGGCAGGCGCAGTCCACGACGGTTCCTATACCGAGATTTACAGCCTTATCCAGAAAAAACCGGTCCGTATGCCTGCAGTTCGAAAAGTCCTGAAACAGGTTGAAGAGTACAGGACCCTACCCTTTGCAAAACGCTGGCTTGAATCCGACAAGCTGGAATTTGTACTCATCCAGCTAGAAAAAGCAAGAATCCTCCACGGCTACCCCGTCCTTCTGGAAAGCGGAGGAGGAATGGTAGCCCAGGCCGAACACACGCTAATCGTAAGCTCGGACGGCTGTGAGGTCACAACAAAATAA